From the genome of Labedella gwakjiensis:
AGCCCAGGCGGCGAAGAGCTGTGGGCGGCCGAGGGACCGGCGCCGCCGGGAGGCCGACGGGGGACGGGCTGACGGGGCGTCGTGGGACGCGCCTCGTCGCGATGTGACGGTGGACATGCGGCTCCTTCGCCGGCTGAGGGGTGCCGTCCGCTGGTCGACGCGGACGGCACCCGGTGGTACTGCGCTGGGGCGCCTGTTCGACGGCGCCTCCTCATGAGCGACTACTCGAGGTGCCTCCTCGAGGTGCCTACTCGACGGTGAAGCCCTGCTGCTTCGCGTAGGCGGTGACGGCGTCCTGCCAGGCGGTGAGAGCCGCCGACATGTCGCCGTGGTCGGCGATCGCCTTGCCGAGGGTGTCGTTGAAGCTCGAGTAGACGTAGTCGTTGAACGGCAGCCACTGGAAGTCCGTGCTCACCGTGTCGGAGACGCCCGCGAAGAGCTCGTTGACCTTCTGTCCGCCGTAGAACTCCGACTCCGTCCCGATGAAGTCGGGGCTCGAGAGCGTGTCCGTCGTGGTCGGGAAGAGGAACTGCTCGTTCGCGAAGGCGAGCGTCGACTCGGGGTCCGTGTTGAGGAACTTGCTGAACTCCGCGGCCACGATCGGGTTCTTCGTACCCGTGATCACGGCGTTCGACGAACCGCCCCAGTTGCCCGAGACGTCCTCCCCGGCGTTCCACTGCGGGATCTTCGCGGCCGTCCACTTGCCGCTCGTGTCGGCGGCGGTCCCCTGCAGGAACACCGGTCCCCACGCTGCGGTCTGCCAGCTCGCGTACTTGCCGGAGGCGAAGCCCTGGTACCAGGCGTCGTTGAAGTCGGCGTCCGTCGAGACGAGGTCCTGGTCGATGAGGTCCTGCCAGAACGACACGACCTTCTGCGTCTCCGCCGAGTCGAGGTCGATGCCGACCGTCTTGTCGCCGTCGTAGGAGAACGGCTTGGCGCCGGCCTGCCAGAACAGCCCGACGATCTGACCGGGGTCGTTGCCCGGCAGGTTCGAGATGTACGAGTCCGTCTTCTCCTTGATGGTCTTCGCGTCCTCGGCGAAGTCGTCCCACGTGGCCGGGGCCTCCGTGATGCCGGCCTGGGCGTAGATGTCGGAGCGGTAGAGGTTCCCGAGCGGACCGGAGTCCTGCGGCACGGACCAGACGCCCGCGTCGTCGGCCACCTGGTTCCACACCCACTCGACGTACGAGTCCTCGAGCTCGGCGCCGCCGTAGGGCGTCAGGTCCACGAGGCTGTTCGTCTGGCGGAACGACGGGATGTACTGGTACTCGATCTGGGCGACGTCCGGCGCGCCCTTCCCGGCCTTGAGGGCCGTCCGCAGCTTCGGGTACTGGGCTGTTCCCGTGCCGACGTTGACGACGTCGACCGTGATCTTCGGGTACTTCGCCTCGAACAGGTCGACCTCCTTCTGGATGTCGGGGACCCACGTCCAGAAGGTGATGGTCGTCTCGGTGTCCATCGCCTCGTCGATCTCGGCCTGCGAGACGGGAGCGGTGGTCTGGCCGGCGTCCGTGCCTCCGTTGCTCGGTGCGCACGCGCTCAGTGCGACGGCCGTCACGACGGCCACAGACACGAGCGCCATTGCTGTGTTCTTCCTCTTCATTGTCTTCTCTCTTCGATGGGTGTCAGGTCGGGGTGTTCAGGATGTGGGGGTGGAGGTTTCGTGCCCGCCACCGACGTGCTCGAACACGTGGGCCGAGCGCGGGCCGAGGGTCAGGGTGTTGCCCGACTCGAGGACCTCGCCGGTCTCGAGGTCGCGGACCGCCGACGGCGGCGTGACGGCGGCCTCGTGGGCCGACCAGTTGGACACGAACGCCAGATCGGTGCGACCGGGCCGGGACCCGGTCGTGACGGTGACCGTGTCGGCCGCCGACCACTCGCGCGCCGCCGTCGCCGGGACGAGCCAGCGGGCGATGCTGCGCGAGAGCTCGGGGTTCGGCACGGTGGCCACGTAGCTCACGCGTCCAGCGCCGGCCGCGCGGGTCGTGAGCACGGCGTCCGCGCCGATCTCCGTGACGCCGGCGTAGCGCAGGACGACGTCGGCGTCGTCGACGATCAGCACGTCGGACCAGCGGGTGCCCGCCGATCCGGGCTCGAGCTCGAGTGCCGGATCGGAACTCTGCACGGCGAGGGGCTCGTCGAGGTTGGTGTACTCCTCGTACCAGACGCCGGCCGACGCCGACAGGACCGCGGGCGCGACTTCGCGCCGGGCGCGGGCCAACCGGTCACCGTAGGCGGTGCGGACGCCGAGGACGAGGTGTCCGCCCGCCTCGACGTAGGCGGAGAGGGCCGCGAGCGTCTCGTCGTCGACGACGTAGAGGCCCGGCACCACGAGCACCGGGTGCGCGGCGGCGACCGCGGCGGGACCGGCGGCGAGGAACTGCTCGACGTGCTGGATGCGGACCTGCGCCCCGGACTCGGCGAGACCACGGTAGTGCGCGTCGAAGAGGTGAAGGTAGGAGTCCGGGTCGGGGTCGCCGTTCGGGAGCGCGAGCGGCGGGTACCCCTCGAACGACCACTTCGTGTCGGTCGACCAGAGCATGAGCACGTCGGACGCCGGCTCGAACCCGTCGACGGCTCCCCCGATCGCCTTGAGCGCGGCCCCGAGGCCGGCGACCTCGCGGTGGATGCGGCCGGGGCGCTGACTGTGCGGCAGCACCCCACCCCAGTAGGTCTCGACGCCGAAGTGCAGCGTATGCCAGTGCCAATACTCGACCATGCGTGCGCCGCGGGACACCAGGGCGAGAGCCGCCTGCTTGATCTGGCCGTCGAAGGGAGGGTGGTTCTGCCAGGGTCCGCCGATGGACTGGGCGTTGGTCTCGGTGACGAGGAACGGCGCCTGCGCAGAGGAGAACGCGCGGTCGCCCCACTGGTGGAGCGCCCAGACGCCCGTGTGCCACCAGCCGGCCTCGCGGGGAATCTCGACGCCGAGCGTGAGGCCGTCCTGCATCTTGTAGTACGGGTTGCCGGCGGTCACGTCGAGGCTCTTCACGAGTCGGTCGTCGGCCACCTGGGGTCGGGAGTAGGAGATGCACGTCGTCACGAACTGGTCGTCGCGGGCGTACTCGCGCACGACGGCTGCCTGCCACGCGATGAGCTCGTCGGCGAGTTCGCCTTGGAACCGGCGCCATTCGAGGTCGTACTGCGGCTGCACGTTGCCATCGGGCCTCCAGAGCTGCGACCACTCGGTGATCCGGTGGGACCAGTAGACGAGTCCCCATTCCTCGTTGAGGCGCTCGACGGTGCCGTAGCGGCGCTGGAGCCAGGCGAGGAAGCGGGTGAAGACCTGCTCGTTGCGCGGAAGCTCGTTGCCGGGTTCGTTGTCGACCTGCCATCCGACCACGGCCGGGTGGCCGGCGTACCGCTCCGCGATGCGACGTACGATGCGCTCGGCGTAGAAGCGGTATGCCGGGTGGCTCTGGTCCATCTCCTGACGTGCGCCCCATCCGGCGCGGACCCCTGTCTGGCGCTCAGCGGCGATCTCGGGGTGCAGCACCTGCAGCCACGGCGGGACGGCGTACGTGGGCGTTCCGAGGATCACGGAGATCCCGCGAGCGTGCGCGCCGTCGAGGACCGGCTGCAGCCAATCGAGCTCGAACTCGCCTTCGCGCGGCTCCCATGTGGACCACACGGACTCGCCCACACGGATCACGGTGAACCCCGCCTCGACCATCAGGTCGAGGTCCCGGTCGAGAGTGCCGGCCTGCTGGTACTCGGCGTAGTAGGCGGCGCCGAAGAGGACTCCGGAGTGGCGGGGCGTTGACGTCATCGTCGACCTGTCTGTTCGCGCCTCAGCGAGGGCCGAGGCTCGTGGTGAAGGGGCTGTGCAAAATGTTGTCGATAAATGTTGTCGATAACATCCCGGCTGAAGTGAACATACCCGACCACCGGGGGCGGCGCAAGAGCAACATCCGGGCCCCTCGAGGGGCGCGTTCAGGAGCGGGGAGCCGCCGTGGACTGCCGGAGGACCAGGCGCGGCGTGTGCAGGTGGAGCGACGGATCGGTCTCCCGGCCCTCGATGCGCGCGATGAGGGACCGGACCACGAGGGCACCCTCGGAGTCGAAGTCGAGGGCGACCGTCGTGAGCGACGGCACCATGAAACGCGCCTCCGGCGAGTCGTCGTTGCCCATGACGCTCACGTCGCCGGGAACCGAGATGCCGGCCTCGGCGAGGGCCGCGAGCAGCCCCATCGCCATCGCATCGTTGCCCACGGCGATGGCTGTCACACCCCCGCCGCCCCCTCCTGCTGTGACGTGCCCGGCGGCCACGAGCCGACGACCGATCTCGAAGCCCGATTCGGCCGACCAGTCGCCGTCAGCGGTGACGGCAACGCGACCGCCCACGGCCTCCGTCGCGGCCGTGAACCCGTCGAGGCGCTCGCGCGAGGCGAGCCACTGCTCCGGGCCCGAGACGTAGGCGACGACGCGGTGGCCGAGCGAGACGAGGTGCTCGGCCGCCACGGCGCCGGCATGCCCGTTCAGCGACTCGTCCGAACCGTCGAGCAGCAGCCCGAAGTCACGCGCGACGGGGACCTCGATCTCGCGTCGATCGATGGCCGCGCGGGCGATCGCGGTCTGCGCCGTGAGCACGAGACCCGCGATCTGTTGACTGAGCACGAGGTCGAGGGCGTCGCGGACGCTCGCCTCGTCGCCGCCGTCCATCGACACGATGTCGGTCACGTAACCGAGCTCGCGCGCGGCCTTCGTCGCGCCGGCGATCGTACGCGCCGGGCCCGACTGGTGCATGTTGTCGGCGAGCAGGCCGATACGATTCGTGCGCCCGAGGCGGAGGAATCGGGCCGCACTGTTCGGGCGGTATTCGAGCTCCGCGAGCGCGCGCTCGACCTTCGCGCGGGTCTCTGGCCTGATGCCCTCGAAGCCGCGCAGGAACCGACTGACGGTCTGATGCGAGACCCCCGCTCGCTCAGCCACGTCGTAGATCGTGGCGTCGCTCATAGGACGAGGGTACCGGTGCAGCGACCGTCAGCGGCGGGCGTCGAGGAGCGCGATGAACTCGTCGGCCATCTCGAGCTGCGTGCGGAGCTTCTCGCGGCGTTCGCTCGCGCTCCGGACGAAGCCGTCGAGCTTCGCGTCGGCGTCGGGCTGGGCCGCTGTGACGCCGTCGATGACGTCGAGCAGCTCGGCCATCTCCTCGAGGGAGTAGCCGAGCGGCTTCATCCGCCGAATGAGGAGGAGTCGCTCGTAGTCGTCGTGCGTGTAGAGGCGGAAGCCGCCCTCGGTGCGCCCCGACGCGGTGACGAGGCCGACCTCGTCGTAGTGGCGGAGCGTGCGCAGCGACATACCGGTGCGCTCGGCCAGTTCGCCGATGTGCATGGTCCCCTGCTCGTCGCCCACGATTCACCCTTCATCTCTACCCTTACGTTAGGGTAGAGTTTAGATCACCGGCCGTCGAGCCGGACTCCCCCACCATCATCTCGCGACAGAGCGTGCGTCCTCGACGCCGCCGGCGGCGCGCGTGTCGGCGGTGGCGAGCGCAGCGTCGCGCCGGGCCCACGAACATCCCCATCGGCGCTCGCGACGAGCGCCCCGACTCCGACAGGAGACCCATGTCGACACTCGAAGACCTCGCCAGACACCGAGCCGCGAACGACTCGTCCGTCCTCGGCGCCCTGCGCTCGCCCCGCATCCTGACCCGCGAGGTCCTCGCCGGCCTCGTCGTGGCCCTCGCCCTCATCCCCGAGGCGATCTCGTTCTCGATCATCGCGGGGGTGGACCCGCGCGTCGGGCTCTTCTCCTCGTTCGTGATGGCCGTGTCGATCGCGTTCCTCGGCGGACGACCCGCCATGATCACGGCCGCCACCGGAGCGATCGCCCTCGTCATCGCCCCCGTGGCACGCGAGTACGGCATGGACTACTTCATCGCCACGGTCATCCTCGGCGGCGTCTTCCAGCTCATCCTCGGCCTGCTCGGCGTCGCGAAGCTCATGCGCTTCATCCCCCGCAGCGTCATGGTCGGCTTCGTCAACGCGCTCGCGATCCTCATCTTCACGGCGCAGCTGCCCCAGCTCATCGGCGTCCCGTGGCTCGTCTACCCGCTCGTGGCGGTGGGCATCGGCATCATGGTGCTCATGCCGCGCGTCACGAAGGTCGTGCCGGCCCCGCTCGTGGCGATCGTCCTCATCACCGTCGCGACCGTGACCATGGCGATCGCCGTCCCCACGGTCGGCGACCAGGGCGAGCTGCCCCGCAGCCTTCCCGAGCTGTTCGTCCCGAACGTGCCGCTCACGATGGAGACCTTCACGATCATCGCGCCCTACACCCTCGCGATGGCGCTC
Proteins encoded in this window:
- a CDS encoding ABC transporter substrate-binding protein gives rise to the protein MALVSVAVVTAVALSACAPSNGGTDAGQTTAPVSQAEIDEAMDTETTITFWTWVPDIQKEVDLFEAKYPKITVDVVNVGTGTAQYPKLRTALKAGKGAPDVAQIEYQYIPSFRQTNSLVDLTPYGGAELEDSYVEWVWNQVADDAGVWSVPQDSGPLGNLYRSDIYAQAGITEAPATWDDFAEDAKTIKEKTDSYISNLPGNDPGQIVGLFWQAGAKPFSYDGDKTVGIDLDSAETQKVVSFWQDLIDQDLVSTDADFNDAWYQGFASGKYASWQTAAWGPVFLQGTAADTSGKWTAAKIPQWNAGEDVSGNWGGSSNAVITGTKNPIVAAEFSKFLNTDPESTLAFANEQFLFPTTTDTLSSPDFIGTESEFYGGQKVNELFAGVSDTVSTDFQWLPFNDYVYSSFNDTLGKAIADHGDMSAALTAWQDAVTAYAKQQGFTVE
- a CDS encoding beta-galactosidase, translated to MTSTPRHSGVLFGAAYYAEYQQAGTLDRDLDLMVEAGFTVIRVGESVWSTWEPREGEFELDWLQPVLDGAHARGISVILGTPTYAVPPWLQVLHPEIAAERQTGVRAGWGARQEMDQSHPAYRFYAERIVRRIAERYAGHPAVVGWQVDNEPGNELPRNEQVFTRFLAWLQRRYGTVERLNEEWGLVYWSHRITEWSQLWRPDGNVQPQYDLEWRRFQGELADELIAWQAAVVREYARDDQFVTTCISYSRPQVADDRLVKSLDVTAGNPYYKMQDGLTLGVEIPREAGWWHTGVWALHQWGDRAFSSAQAPFLVTETNAQSIGGPWQNHPPFDGQIKQAALALVSRGARMVEYWHWHTLHFGVETYWGGVLPHSQRPGRIHREVAGLGAALKAIGGAVDGFEPASDVLMLWSTDTKWSFEGYPPLALPNGDPDPDSYLHLFDAHYRGLAESGAQVRIQHVEQFLAAGPAAVAAAHPVLVVPGLYVVDDETLAALSAYVEAGGHLVLGVRTAYGDRLARARREVAPAVLSASAGVWYEEYTNLDEPLAVQSSDPALELEPGSAGTRWSDVLIVDDADVVLRYAGVTEIGADAVLTTRAAGAGRVSYVATVPNPELSRSIARWLVPATAAREWSAADTVTVTTGSRPGRTDLAFVSNWSAHEAAVTPPSAVRDLETGEVLESGNTLTLGPRSAHVFEHVGGGHETSTPTS
- a CDS encoding LacI family DNA-binding transcriptional regulator → MSDATIYDVAERAGVSHQTVSRFLRGFEGIRPETRAKVERALAELEYRPNSAARFLRLGRTNRIGLLADNMHQSGPARTIAGATKAARELGYVTDIVSMDGGDEASVRDALDLVLSQQIAGLVLTAQTAIARAAIDRREIEVPVARDFGLLLDGSDESLNGHAGAVAAEHLVSLGHRVVAYVSGPEQWLASRERLDGFTAATEAVGGRVAVTADGDWSAESGFEIGRRLVAAGHVTAGGGGGGVTAIAVGNDAMAMGLLAALAEAGISVPGDVSVMGNDDSPEARFMVPSLTTVALDFDSEGALVVRSLIARIEGRETDPSLHLHTPRLVLRQSTAAPRS
- a CDS encoding MerR family transcriptional regulator; amino-acid sequence: MHIGELAERTGMSLRTLRHYDEVGLVTASGRTEGGFRLYTHDDYERLLLIRRMKPLGYSLEEMAELLDVIDGVTAAQPDADAKLDGFVRSASERREKLRTQLEMADEFIALLDARR